One genomic window of Magnolia sinica isolate HGM2019 chromosome 3, MsV1, whole genome shotgun sequence includes the following:
- the LOC131240404 gene encoding uncharacterized protein LOC131240404 yields MGFSLGDGSSSFSVRDEVVTWTPCCRRNLADEEFEEFLQLLQMLEKVSPRLSNPDSIKWLKEKSGSFSMRSLCWSLCERDGFDGMAPTVWLWHYGAPLKAAVTTSKKRKEKTGFLFFATSSSSQLLLLHIWRIDQFSMSAVEVMQGFMRICSWNTVMMI; encoded by the exons ATGGGTTTTAGCTTGGGGGATGGTAGTAGTAGTTTTTCGGTGAGGGATGAAGTAGTCACTTGGACTCCATGTTGTAGAAGAAATCTGGCTGATGAAGAGTTTGAAGAATTTTTGCAGCTTCTTCAAATGCTAGAGAAGGTTTCTCCAAGGCTATCAAATCCAGATTCCATAAAATGGTTAAAAGAAAAGTCAGGATCGTTCTCAATGAGATCTCTTTGTTGGTCTCTATGTGAAAGAGATGGTTTTGATGGGATGGCTCCAACAGTTTGGCTATGGCACTACGGTGCTCCTTTGAAGGCGGCGGTTACtacttcaaaaaaaagaaaagaaaagacggGGTTTCTTTTCTTCGCTACTTCAAGCTCTTCTCAGTTACTACTTTTACACATTTGGAGGATAGACCAGTTCTCCATGTCTGCTGTGGAAGTCATGCAGGGCTTCATGAG GATTTGTAGCTGGAATACagtgatgatgatatga